The Gammaproteobacteria bacterium genome contains a region encoding:
- a CDS encoding ABC transporter ATP-binding protein — protein sequence MSDPVLQAVGLYKNFGALEVAHNINFTLKRGARHALIGPNGAGKTTFINLITGVLTPSSGQILLNGQDITGLGQAERSRRGIARTFQINQLFRGLTVLENVVLAIAERQGIASSMFRPLSSYSEVTDEAMELLGNFELNEDALRRIDELPYGRQRLVEIVIALGQRPSVLLLDEPAAGIPSSESQHILDAASALSSDITVLIIEHDMEIVFSVADYITVLVSGAVLTEGEPEVIAADERVRAVYLGEVDRG from the coding sequence ATGAGTGATCCGGTGCTTCAGGCTGTTGGGTTGTACAAAAATTTCGGGGCGCTGGAAGTAGCCCATAACATTAACTTCACACTGAAGCGGGGTGCGCGTCACGCGCTGATCGGACCTAACGGCGCGGGTAAGACGACTTTTATCAATCTGATTACCGGTGTTCTGACTCCGTCCAGTGGGCAGATCCTTCTAAATGGCCAGGACATCACAGGACTGGGTCAGGCAGAGAGAAGTCGTCGTGGCATAGCCAGAACCTTCCAGATCAACCAGTTGTTTCGGGGCCTAACTGTTCTTGAAAACGTGGTCTTGGCGATCGCCGAGCGTCAGGGTATCGCATCCTCGATGTTTCGGCCGTTATCTTCTTATTCTGAAGTAACAGATGAGGCAATGGAGTTGTTGGGTAATTTTGAGTTAAATGAAGATGCTCTACGGCGTATTGATGAGCTGCCCTATGGCCGGCAACGTCTGGTTGAGATTGTCATTGCATTGGGACAGCGACCAAGCGTTCTATTGCTCGACGAACCGGCTGCCGGTATTCCATCTTCCGAGAGCCAGCACATCCTGGATGCAGCCAGCGCCCTGTCCAGCGATATTACGGTGTTGATCATCGAACATGATATGGAAATTGTCTTCAGTGTTGCGGATTACATCACTGTTTTAGTCTCCGGTGCTGTATTGACCGAGGGAGAACCCGAGGTAATTGCAGCAGATGAGAGGGTGCGTGCGGTCTATCTCGGAGAAGTCGATCGTGGCTAG